In one Streptomyces marincola genomic region, the following are encoded:
- a CDS encoding TetR/AcrR family transcriptional regulator, translating to MVRVGLSAERLTRAGAELADEAGFDQVTVSALARRFDVKVASLYAHLRNSRDLRTRIALLALEEIADRAAEALAGRAGKEALAAYANAYRDYAREHPGRWAAANIRLDPEEAAASAGGRHARMTRALLRGYDLPEPDRTHAVRLLGSVLRGYVDLESRGGFSHSAPDSQETWERVIDALDALLRTWPAP from the coding sequence GTGGTACGGGTCGGATTGAGTGCTGAACGTCTGACGCGGGCGGGGGCCGAGCTGGCCGACGAGGCCGGGTTCGACCAGGTGACCGTCTCCGCGCTCGCCCGGCGCTTCGACGTCAAGGTCGCGAGCCTGTACGCGCACCTGCGGAACTCGCGGGACCTCAGGACCAGGATCGCCCTGCTCGCCCTTGAGGAGATCGCGGACCGGGCCGCCGAGGCGCTGGCGGGGCGGGCGGGCAAGGAGGCCCTGGCCGCCTACGCGAACGCCTACCGCGACTACGCCCGCGAGCACCCGGGCCGCTGGGCCGCCGCCAACATCAGGCTCGACCCGGAGGAGGCGGCGGCGAGCGCGGGCGGCAGGCACGCGCGGATGACGCGCGCGCTCCTGCGCGGCTACGACCTGCCCGAGCCGGACCGGACGCACGCCGTCCGGCTCCTGGGCAGCGTCCTGCGCGGCTACGTCGACCTGGAGTCGCGCGGCGGCTTCAGCCACAGCGCCCCCGACTCGCAGGAGACGTGGGAGCGGGTCATCGACGCCCTCGACGCCCTGCTCCGCACCTGGCCCGCGCCCTGA
- a CDS encoding DUF47 domain-containing protein → MRFRLTPRETSFYELFATAADNVLSGSKLLMELLGADAATRVDIADRMRAAEHAGDDATHAIFHQLNSSFVTPFDREDIYRLAARLDDIMDFMEEAVDLVVLYEIDELPKGVEQQIEVLGRAAELTAEAMPRLRTMRDLNEYWIEVNRLENQADQIHRRLLAHLFSGGYEAIEVMKLKQVVDVLEEAADAFESVANTVETIVVKES, encoded by the coding sequence GTGCGCTTTCGCCTGACGCCCCGGGAGACGAGCTTCTACGAGCTGTTCGCCACCGCGGCCGACAACGTTCTCAGTGGCTCGAAACTGCTGATGGAACTGCTCGGAGCCGATGCCGCTACGCGCGTCGACATCGCGGACCGGATGCGCGCGGCCGAGCACGCGGGCGACGACGCGACGCACGCGATCTTCCACCAGCTGAACTCGTCGTTCGTGACCCCCTTCGACCGGGAGGACATCTACCGCCTCGCCGCCCGGCTCGACGACATCATGGACTTCATGGAGGAGGCCGTCGACCTCGTCGTCCTGTACGAGATCGACGAGCTGCCCAAGGGCGTCGAGCAGCAGATCGAGGTGCTCGGCCGGGCCGCGGAGCTGACCGCGGAGGCCATGCCGCGGCTGCGCACGATGCGCGACCTGAACGAGTACTGGATCGAGGTGAACCGCCTGGAGAACCAGGCGGACCAGATCCACCGCAGACTGCTCGCCCACTTGTTCAGCGGCGGCTACGAGGCCATAGAGGTCATGAAGCTGAAGCAGGTCGTCGACGTGCTCGAAGAGGCGGCCGACGCGTTCGAGTCGGTGGCCAACACGGTGGAGACCATCGTGGTCAAGGAGTCCTGA
- a CDS encoding helix-turn-helix domain-containing protein: MTSLGVGNLGEFLREQRRQAQLSLRQLADAAGVSNPYLSQIERGLRKPSAEILQQIAKGLRISAETLYVQAGILDERSQDADAKPPPGVRDAVLADPGLTEQQKQALLQIYDSFRKENP, from the coding sequence GTGACGTCACTCGGTGTCGGCAACCTCGGCGAGTTCCTGCGCGAGCAGCGGCGGCAGGCGCAGCTGTCCCTGCGGCAGCTCGCCGACGCGGCCGGGGTCTCGAACCCGTACCTCAGCCAGATCGAGCGCGGGCTGCGCAAGCCGAGCGCGGAGATCCTCCAGCAGATCGCCAAGGGCCTGCGGATCTCCGCCGAGACGCTGTACGTGCAGGCCGGCATCCTCGACGAGCGGAGCCAGGACGCCGACGCGAAGCCGCCCCCCGGGGTGCGCGACGCGGTGCTCGCCGACCCGGGACTCACCGAGCAGCAGAAGCAGGCGCTGCTCCAGATCTACGACTCGTTCCGCAAGGAGAACCCCTGA
- a CDS encoding inorganic phosphate transporter translates to METLSLAVVVGAALFFTLTNGFRDSAGAVATSISTRSLTPRVALAMAAFMNLAGAFLGQGVAETVSEDLIDPPAGEQGLMILFAALLGAIAWNLAAWCLGLPSSSSQALFGGLVGAALAGAATVHWDGVLTSVVLPMVLFPAIGLLAGYLVMVGILWAFRGAGPHRAQRGFRMAQTVSAAGMALGHGLQDAQKTMGVVVLALVVADAEGEGGGIPVWVRITCAAMLALGTYLGGWRIMRTSGRRVIELDPPRGFAAETTAASVLYAASYLFHAPVSTTHVLTAAIMGSGATRRLSAVRWQVAKNIVLGWCVTMPAAAALAAAGYGLVRLVVP, encoded by the coding sequence GTGGAGACCCTGTCCCTGGCGGTCGTCGTCGGCGCCGCGCTGTTCTTCACCCTCACCAACGGCTTCCGCGACTCGGCCGGCGCGGTCGCGACCTCGATCTCAACCCGCTCCCTGACCCCCCGGGTCGCGCTCGCGATGGCCGCATTCATGAACCTGGCGGGCGCGTTCCTCGGCCAGGGCGTCGCGGAGACCGTCAGCGAGGACCTGATCGATCCCCCCGCCGGCGAGCAGGGCCTGATGATCCTGTTCGCCGCGCTCCTCGGGGCCATCGCGTGGAACCTGGCGGCCTGGTGCCTCGGCCTGCCCTCGTCCTCGTCGCAGGCCCTGTTCGGCGGCCTGGTCGGCGCGGCGCTCGCCGGGGCGGCGACGGTGCACTGGGACGGCGTGCTGACGAGTGTCGTGCTGCCGATGGTCCTCTTCCCCGCCATCGGCCTGCTCGCCGGCTACCTGGTGATGGTCGGCATCCTGTGGGCGTTCCGCGGCGCGGGGCCGCACCGGGCGCAACGCGGCTTCCGCATGGCGCAGACCGTCTCCGCGGCCGGCATGGCGCTCGGCCACGGGCTCCAGGACGCGCAGAAGACGATGGGCGTGGTCGTGCTGGCCCTGGTCGTCGCGGATGCCGAGGGGGAGGGCGGCGGCATACCGGTCTGGGTCAGGATCACGTGTGCCGCGATGCTCGCGCTCGGCACGTACCTGGGCGGGTGGCGGATCATGCGGACGTCCGGCCGCCGCGTCATCGAACTCGACCCGCCGCGCGGCTTCGCCGCGGAGACGACGGCCGCCTCGGTGCTGTACGCGGCCTCCTACCTGTTCCACGCGCCGGTCTCCACGACGCACGTCCTCACCGCCGCGATCATGGGTTCCGGGGCGACGCGGCGGCTGAGCGCGGTGCGCTGGCAGGTCGCGAAGAACATCGTGCTCGGGTGGTGCGTCACCATGCCGGCCGCGGCGGCCCTGGCCGCCGCCGGCTACGGGCTCGTGCGGCTCGTGGTGCCCTGA
- a CDS encoding DUF2516 family protein, which translates to MLMQGFSSIVSLIFLGLLVLSVYALVNAALQREDAYRAADKQTKPFWLVLLGVTVAVQLLIPWLLLVLAGAIATIVYLVDVRPALQSVSGRGRGGWSSSDGPYGPYNGGR; encoded by the coding sequence ATGCTTATGCAAGGCTTCAGCTCGATCGTGAGCCTCATCTTCCTGGGGCTGTTGGTCCTCAGCGTGTACGCCCTGGTCAACGCCGCGCTTCAGCGCGAGGACGCCTACCGCGCGGCCGACAAGCAGACCAAGCCGTTCTGGCTCGTCCTCCTGGGCGTCACGGTCGCCGTCCAGCTGCTGATCCCGTGGCTCCTCCTGGTGCTCGCCGGCGCCATCGCGACCATCGTGTACCTCGTGGACGTGCGTCCTGCCCTCCAGTCGGTGTCCGGTCGCGGGCGCGGCGGGTGGAGCAGCAGCGACGGCCCCTACGGCCCGTACAACGGGGGCCGCTGA
- a CDS encoding GDSL-type esterase/lipase family protein — protein sequence MRTDHDLITTPVTRDLLRGALDAEHTGRGLLPHRLPARARAQCDDGQLAMAESQPSGVRLAFRTRATVVALDALPVKRVYAGGPPRPDGVYELFVDGRPAGRGTVPGGDTLTIDMATWAMAREPGPPGTLRFTGLPARDKDVEIWLPHDETTELLALRTDAPVGPAPDRGRAVWLHHGSSISHGSGAQSPAGTWPALAASLGGVELVNLGFGGGALLDPFTARAMRDAPADLISLKIGINLVNADLMRLRAFGPAVHGFLDTVREGHPTAPLLVVSPLYCPIHEDTPGPSEPDPAGLSAGRLEFRAAGDPSERAAGKLTLAVIREELSRVVERRAAEDPHLHHLDGRELYGPADFAELPLPDQLHPDAAAHRRVGERFARLAFGANGALAVPGA from the coding sequence ATGCGCACCGACCACGACCTCATCACCACCCCCGTCACCCGGGACCTGCTGCGCGGCGCGCTCGACGCGGAGCACACCGGGCGCGGCCTGCTGCCGCACCGGCTGCCCGCCCGGGCCCGCGCGCAGTGCGACGACGGGCAGCTCGCCATGGCCGAATCCCAACCCTCGGGGGTCCGGCTGGCGTTCCGCACCCGGGCCACGGTCGTCGCACTCGACGCGCTGCCGGTCAAGCGCGTGTACGCCGGCGGGCCGCCACGCCCTGACGGCGTGTACGAGCTGTTCGTCGACGGGCGGCCGGCGGGCCGGGGCACCGTGCCGGGCGGTGACACCCTGACCATCGACATGGCGACCTGGGCCATGGCGCGCGAACCCGGCCCGCCCGGCACCCTCCGTTTCACCGGCCTGCCCGCCCGGGACAAGGACGTGGAGATCTGGCTGCCGCACGACGAGACGACGGAACTCCTCGCCCTGCGCACCGACGCCCCGGTCGGGCCCGCGCCGGACCGGGGCCGCGCGGTGTGGCTGCACCACGGGAGTTCCATCAGCCACGGCTCGGGCGCGCAGAGCCCCGCGGGCACGTGGCCCGCGCTGGCCGCCTCGCTCGGCGGCGTCGAACTGGTCAACCTCGGGTTCGGCGGCGGCGCCCTGCTCGACCCGTTCACCGCACGCGCCATGCGGGACGCCCCGGCCGACCTGATCAGCCTCAAGATCGGCATCAACCTGGTCAACGCCGACCTGATGCGGCTGCGTGCCTTCGGCCCGGCCGTGCACGGCTTCCTCGACACCGTCCGCGAGGGCCACCCGACCGCCCCGCTCCTGGTCGTCTCCCCGCTGTACTGCCCGATCCACGAGGACACACCGGGCCCCAGCGAGCCGGACCCCGCAGGTCTGAGCGCCGGGCGGCTGGAGTTCCGCGCGGCCGGCGACCCGTCGGAACGCGCGGCCGGCAAGCTCACGCTGGCCGTCATCCGCGAGGAGCTGTCCCGCGTGGTGGAGCGGCGCGCGGCCGAGGACCCGCACCTGCACCACCTCGACGGCCGCGAGCTGTACGGGCCGGCCGACTTCGCGGAGCTGCCCCTGCCCGACCAGCTGCACCCGGACGCGGCGGCGCACCGGCGCGTGGGAGAGCGCTTCGCGCGGCTGGCGTTCGGGGCGAACGGCGCCCTCGCCGTTCCCGGCGCCTGA